Proteins from a genomic interval of Hippocampus zosterae strain Florida chromosome 14, ASM2543408v3, whole genome shotgun sequence:
- the gjb9a gene encoding gap junction protein beta 9a yields MNWSGLESLLSGVNKYSTAFGKIWLSMVFVFRVLVFVVAAQRVWGDDSKDFVCNTRQPGCTNVCYDHIFPISHIRLWALQLIFVTCPSLMVVAHVRFREEKDKKYVELHEGSHLYANPGKKRGGLWWTYLISLVFKAGFDISFLYILHHVYHGYDLPKLSKCSLDPCPNTVDCFISRPTEKKIFMLFMVISSVLCIFMCICEMLYLIGKRLVKRFRVRHENERIMFADQHELTNMAPPRSLYRKTDPTLAESQKSLNKKAKTSDMGATTTL; encoded by the exons ATGAACTGGTCGGGGCTTGAAAGCCTGTTGAGTGGAGTCAATAAGTACTCCACCGCGTTTGGAAAGATTTGGCTGTCCATGGTGTTTGTCTTCCGTGTGCTAGTATTTGTGGTGGCAGCACAAAGAGTTTGGGGCGATGACAGCAAAGACTTTGTGTGCAATACACGGCAG CCGGGCTGCACCAACGTGTGCTACGACCACATCTTCCCCATCTCCCACATCCGTCTGTGGGCACTGCAGCTGATCTTTGTCACCTGCCCATCTCTCATGGTGGTGGCTCATGTCAGATTCCGGGAAGAAAAGGACAAGAAATATGTGGAGTTACACGAAGGCTCTCACCTGTACGCCAACCCTGGCAAGAAGAGAGGAGGGCTGTGGTGGACTTATCTAATTAGTTTGGTCTTCAAAGCTGGATTCGACATCTCATTCCTCTACATTCTGCATCACGTTTACCATGGATATGACCTGCCAAA GTTATCCAAGTGTTCACTGGATCCGTGCCCGAACACAGTGGACTGCTTCATTAGCCGTCCGACTGAGAAAAAGATCTTCATGTTGTTTATGGTCATCTCCAGTGTACTGTGTATCTTCATGTGCATTTGTGAGATGCTTTATCTCATTGGTAAGCGCCTCGTCAAAAGATTCCGGGTCCGACACGAGAACGAGAGGATAATGTTCGCTGATCAGCATGAGCTCACCAACATGGCTCCACCCAGGTCGCTGTACAGGAAGACTGATCCAACACTGGCTGAGAGCCAGAAAAGTTTAAATAAGAAAGCCAAGACCAGCGATATGGGTGCGACGACAACGCTTTAG
- the LOC127614523 gene encoding protein tyrosine phosphatase type IVA 2-like: MNRLAPVEISYDSLRFLITHNPTNAQLGRFIEDLKAYRANTLVRVCAATYDKAPVEQEGIRVLDMPFEDGSAPPDQVVESWLSLLETKFRDEPGSCVAVHCVAGLGRAPVLVALALIECGMAYEDAVHFIRLKRRGAFNSKQLLFLENYKPKLCLRSKDANRQSCAVQ; this comes from the exons ATGAACCGACTTGCGCCAGTGGAAATCTCTTATGACTCTCTAAGGTTCCTCATCACACACAACCCCACTAATGCACAACTTGGAAGGTTTATTGAG GACCTAAAAGCATACAGAGCTAACACCCTGGTAAGAGTGTGTGCTGCCACTTATGACAAGGCACCAGTGGAACAAGAAGGCATTCGTGTCCTG GATATGCCATTTGAAGATGGCTCTGCCCCTCCCGATCAAGTGGTTGAAAGTTGGCTGAGTCTTTTGGAGACAAAGTTCCGAGACGAGCCCGGCAGCTGTGTGGCTGTGCATTGTGTTGCTGGATTGGGAAG AGCTCCAGTTCTAGTAGCCCTTGCTTTGATCGAGTGTGGGATGGCGTATGAAGATGCTGTTCACTTCATAAGACT GAAGCGTCGTGGAGCATTCAACTCAAAGCAGCTGCTTTTCTTGGAAAACTACAAACCAAAACTGTGCTTGCGCTCCAAAGATGCGAACAGACAGAGTTGCGCAGTACAATAG